TCTCCCCTTTCGTCAGGCGGGCCAGGTCGCCGTGTACGTGCGGCGTGGCGGGTGCTCCCTCGTACCTCCTTTCGCTGGTGGGGTGCAGCGCCGGCGGTCGGGACGGAACGCCGGCGCCGCGGCGCGCGGGTCAGGCCGGGACAGCCGGCCCGCCGGGCTCGGAGGGCGTACGCAGCCAGACGGCGGTGTCCGGTGGCAGCAGGTCGTCGTCGAGCGGCCCGCTGGCCAGCAGCAGCCGCTGGTGCGGCGGCAGCGGCACCGCCGCGTCGGAGAGGTTGACCAGGCAGCAGAAGCCGCCGCCCCGGCGGTACGCGAGCACGCCCGCGGGCGCGGGCAGCCAGGTCAGCTCGCCGTCACCGAGCGCCGGATCGGTCCGGCGGATGGCGATGGCGGCCCGGTACAGCTCCAGCATCGAGTGCGGGTCGCCGGTCTGCGCGCGGACCGTGCGGTCCTTCCAGTCCGCCGGCTGCGGCAGCCAGGGCGCCGCCGCCGCGCCGTCCGGGCTGAACCCGAAAGGTGGTGCCTCGCCGGTCCACGGCAGCGGCACCCGACAGCCGTCCCGGCCGGGGTCGACCCGGCCGGACCGGGCGAACATCGGGTCCTGGCGCAGCTCGTAGGGGATGTCCTCGACCTCCCAGAGGCCCAGCTCCTCGCCCTGGTAGACGTAGGCCGCGCCGGGCAGCGAGAGGGACAGCAGCGCGGCGGCCCGGGCCCGCCGGGTGCCCAGCTCCAGGTCGGTGGGAACGCCCTCGCGCCTGGTGGCGAAGCTGAAGGTGGTGTCCGCCCGGCCGTACCGGCTGACGTGCCGGGTGACGTCGTGGTTGGAGAGCACCCAGGTGGCCGGGGCGCCGACCGGGGCATGCGCGGCCAGCGTCGCGTCGATGCAGGCCCGCAGCGCGGCCGGCTCCCAGGCACAGCCGAGAAAGTCGAAGTTGAAGGCCGCGTGCAGCTCGTCGGGGCGCAGGTAGTTGGCGAACCGCTCATAGTCGGGCAGCCACACCTCGCCGATCAGCGCCCGCTCGCCGGGATAGCTGTCGGCGATCCGCCGCCAGCTGCGGTAGATCTCGTGCACCGCGTCCACGTCGACGAACGGGTTCGGGCCGTCCGGGGTGGCTTCGGGCAGCGTCGGGTCCTTGGCCAGCATCGCCGCCGAGTCGATCCGGATACCGTCCACGCCCCGGTCGAGCCAGAACCGCAGGATGTCCTCGAACTCGGCGCGCACCCGGGGGTGCTCCCAGTTGAAGTCGGGCTGCTGCGGGGCGAAGAGGTGCAGGTACCAGTCGCCCGCCGTGCCGTCCGGGTTGGTGGTCCTGGTCCAGGTGTCCCCGGCGAACGGCGAGAGCCAGTCGGTGGGCTTCTGCGAGCCGTCCGGGCCGCGACCCGGGCGGAACCAGAACAGCTCGCGCTCGGGCGCCTCCGGGCCGCCGGCGAGTGCCGCCTGGAACCAGGGGTGCACGTCGGAGCAGTGGTTCGGCACCACGTCGACGATGGTCCGGATGCCGAGCGCGTGTGCCTCCGCGATCAGCGCCTCCGCCTCGGCCAGGGTGCCGAAGATCGGGTCGATGTCGCGGTAGTCGGCCACGTCGTAGCCGGCGTCGGCCATCGGGGAGGGGTACCAGGGGCTGTACCAGATCGCATCGACGCCAAGCGCGGACAGGTGGTTCAGCCGGGACCGGATGCCGGCGATGTCGCCGATGCCGTCGCCATTGCCGTCGGCGAAGCTACGTGGGTACACCTGGTAGATCACCGCTCCACGCCACCACGGACCATTGTCTGCTGTGGACACCGGCACCTGCTTTCTGCGTCAGTACGTCGGCGGGGTCGCCGGACCTGAAGGTGTATCGGGCGAACGGTCGTTGTTCGCTGCGGGAGGTTGCGCTGGTGGTGCGCCGGTGCGGTCAGCCTTTGAGGCTGCCTGTGGTCAGACCGGACATGATGTTCCGCTGGAAGATCAGAAAGACAATGACGGTCGGGATCGCGGCGATGACCGACGCGGCGATCACCACGTTCATGGGCGTACCACCCGAGAAGGCGTAGATGCCGACGCTGACCGTCCGGGTCTCGGGCGACGGCATGACCAGCTTCGGCCAGAGAAAGTCCTTCCAGACCGCCGTCACGGCGAAGATCGAGACGACGCCGAGGATGGGGCGCGACATCGGCAGGATGATCGACCACAGCGTGCGCAGCGGCGTCGCCCCGTCCATGAGGGCCGCCGCCATCAGCTCCTCCGGGATCGAGTCGAAGAACCGTTTCAGCAGGAAGATGTTGAACGCGTTCGCGACCGCGGGCAGCCAGATCGCAAACGGCGAATCGAGCAGGTTGAGGTGCAGGATCGGCAGGTCGATCACGGTCACGTACTGCGGAACGATGAGGACCATCGCCGGGATCATCAGCGTTGCCAGCATCAGGCCGAGGATCACGTTGCCGAACGCCGGGCGAAGCTTCGACAAGGCGTACGCCGCGGCGGTGTCGAGGACGAGCTGGAACAGCAGCGCGCCAGCCGCATAGTAGAACGTGTTGAACAGCAGCTTGGCGAGGTTCAGGTTGTTCCACGCATCGGCGTAGTTCTGCGACTCGGGATCCTTCGGGAACAGCGATGGCGGGGTCTGCGCGATCTCCTGGCCGGACTTCAGCGCGCCGGTGACCATCCAGTAGAGCGGCCCGAGGAAGACGAGCGTGAAGCCCACGACGACGACGGCGAGCAGCGTCCAGTAGATGACCCTGCCGCGTCCCCGCCGAAGCTGAGCGTGGGAGATGAGGGTCCGGGTCCCGGAGTCCTGTGCCATGGGTCGTCCCGTCCTAGTCCTGTTTCGAGCTGAGCCGCACGTAGACGGCGGAGAAGCCGGCCAGCACCACGAGCATGATCACGCCGAGCGCCGCGGCGCCGTTGAGGTCGTTCTGGAAGAACCCGTGCTGGTAGATCAGGTACGCCACCGACGTCGCGGAGTCCTCCGCGCCCGTACCGTTTGCGAGGATCAGCGGCTCGATGAAGAACTGCATCGTGGCGACGATCTGCAGCATCGCCAGGAGCGCGAGGATCAGCCGGGTCTGCGGGATTGTGACGTGGCGGATCCGCCGCCAGATCCCGGCGCCGTCGAGCTCGGCCGCTTCGTAGAGTTCGCCGGGGATGTTCTGCAGTGCCGCCAGATAGATCAATACCGCGCCGCCCATGTTCATCCAGGTCGACGCGATCACCATCGCCGGCATCGTCGTCTCGGGGGACTGCATCCACTGCGATGTCGGCAGGTGCAGCGCCTTGAGGATCGAGTTGAAGAGTCCCGCGTCGCTGGGGTCGTACGCGTAGAACTTGAAGAGAAAGAGCGCCGAGGCCGGCGGCAGCATGACCGGCAGGTAGACCAGGATCCGCAGGTACCCCTTCGCGTGGCGAAACTCGTTGAGCAGGATCGCCACGAAGAACGGCACCGCGTACCCGAGTACCAGCGCGAGAATCGTAAAGTAGAACGTGTTCCTCCAGGCCGTCCAGAAGCTGGGGTCGGCGATGATGCGGTGGTAGTTGTCCCAGCCGACCCAGGTCGTGACGCCGCGCCGGGTGCGCTGGAAGCTCATGACCACGCCGCGGATCATCGGATACCAGGAGAAGAACGCGAAGCAGAGCACCGCGCCGATCAGGAACGCGTGCCCGGTGAGATTGTCGCGTACCTTGCGGCCGAGGCTCGTACGCTGATGCCCTGCCGGGTACGGCGACGCGGGGCGACCCGGTTCTCTCCTGGTCCCCGGGACGGTGGTGATCGCCAAGGCAACTCCTGCGTGGGTCAGTACACCGACGGTGCGGCGCGGACGGTGTGAGGGCCGGCGGCGGGCCAGCCCCCACACCTTCGGATCACTTTTCGGCGGCCAGGAGCTGGTTGACCTTGTCTTCGGCCGTCTTGAGCAGCGCGTCGATGTTCGCGTTCGGGTTCGTCAGCACACCGGACATCGCGGCGTCGAGCACCGCGTAGATCGCCTGCGCGTTGCGCGGCTCACCCTTGATCGGGACCGGGTTCGCCTCGAAGATCGCGAAGTTCGCGGTGTCGACGTTCGCGTTCGCCTTGCGCAGCTCGAGTTCCTGCTTCTGCGCGTCGCTGCCGTTGGCGAAGAGCAGCGGCTGGGGCAGGCCTACCGGGTAGTTCTGCGGCTTGGCCCGGACGTAGTCGAACTGGCCCTTGCCCGGCGTCAGCTTCTGGTAAGCGATCCACTTCAGACCGGCCTTGACCTGCTCGGGCGTGAGGCCCTTCTTGAAGAAGTAACCCTCGCCACCACCGAGCGTCCCCTTCGCCGCACCGTCCTGGCCGGGCAGCGGGGCCATCGCCCAGTCCTGGAACTTGCCCTGGAACTGGCTGACGATCGCCTGGGTTGCGTCCGGCGCGCCGACGAACATGCCGACCTTGCCCGCGCCGGCGTTGGTCAGCAGGTCGGCCCACTGCAGCAGTTGACGGGCGCCCATGCTGTTGTCGCCGTACCGCATGTCCTTGAGGTTCTGCAGGACCTGCTTGCCCATGGCGTTGTTGAAGTCGGCCTTCTTGCCGTCCGGGGTCAGCACCTGGCCGCCCTGCGAGTAGAGCAAGGAGGTGAAGTGCCAGCCTCCGGTGTTGCCGGCGCTGTACTCCGAGTAGCCGGCGATGCCGTTACCGAGCGCGGAGATCTTCTTGGCGGCGGCCCGGACCTCGGCCCACG
The window above is part of the Micromonospora inositola genome. Proteins encoded here:
- a CDS encoding ABC transporter substrate-binding protein, whose product is MSVPQYRKAAALALVAGLGLSLAACSTKSDDAKTDAGGKVTITVDCQPVGSQKELLKNWNDDVVEFQRQNPNIVIKSVSVGEQCNNPPDFTARLAGGTVTDVFYGYMTDLQQVLDSGQAMDITQFANKDTVPTWDSVDPAIKEVFTDGGKLYAVPVKNYSMGLVYNKVLFQRAGLDVNNPPKTWAEVRAAAKKISALGNGIAGYSEYSAGNTGGWHFTSLLYSQGGQVLTPDGKKADFNNAMGKQVLQNLKDMRYGDNSMGARQLLQWADLLTNAGAGKVGMFVGAPDATQAIVSQFQGKFQDWAMAPLPGQDGAAKGTLGGGEGYFFKKGLTPEQVKAGLKWIAYQKLTPGKGQFDYVRAKPQNYPVGLPQPLLFANGSDAQKQELELRKANANVDTANFAIFEANPVPIKGEPRNAQAIYAVLDAAMSGVLTNPNANIDALLKTAEDKVNQLLAAEK
- a CDS encoding carbohydrate ABC transporter permease is translated as MAQDSGTRTLISHAQLRRGRGRVIYWTLLAVVVVGFTLVFLGPLYWMVTGALKSGQEIAQTPPSLFPKDPESQNYADAWNNLNLAKLLFNTFYYAAGALLFQLVLDTAAAYALSKLRPAFGNVILGLMLATLMIPAMVLIVPQYVTVIDLPILHLNLLDSPFAIWLPAVANAFNIFLLKRFFDSIPEELMAAALMDGATPLRTLWSIILPMSRPILGVVSIFAVTAVWKDFLWPKLVMPSPETRTVSVGIYAFSGGTPMNVVIAASVIAAIPTVIVFLIFQRNIMSGLTTGSLKG
- a CDS encoding carbohydrate ABC transporter permease encodes the protein MAITTVPGTRREPGRPASPYPAGHQRTSLGRKVRDNLTGHAFLIGAVLCFAFFSWYPMIRGVVMSFQRTRRGVTTWVGWDNYHRIIADPSFWTAWRNTFYFTILALVLGYAVPFFVAILLNEFRHAKGYLRILVYLPVMLPPASALFLFKFYAYDPSDAGLFNSILKALHLPTSQWMQSPETTMPAMVIASTWMNMGGAVLIYLAALQNIPGELYEAAELDGAGIWRRIRHVTIPQTRLILALLAMLQIVATMQFFIEPLILANGTGAEDSATSVAYLIYQHGFFQNDLNGAAALGVIMLVVLAGFSAVYVRLSSKQD
- a CDS encoding glycoside hydrolase family 13 protein, with the protein product MIYQVYPRSFADGNGDGIGDIAGIRSRLNHLSALGVDAIWYSPWYPSPMADAGYDVADYRDIDPIFGTLAEAEALIAEAHALGIRTIVDVVPNHCSDVHPWFQAALAGGPEAPERELFWFRPGRGPDGSQKPTDWLSPFAGDTWTRTTNPDGTAGDWYLHLFAPQQPDFNWEHPRVRAEFEDILRFWLDRGVDGIRIDSAAMLAKDPTLPEATPDGPNPFVDVDAVHEIYRSWRRIADSYPGERALIGEVWLPDYERFANYLRPDELHAAFNFDFLGCAWEPAALRACIDATLAAHAPVGAPATWVLSNHDVTRHVSRYGRADTTFSFATRREGVPTDLELGTRRARAAALLSLSLPGAAYVYQGEELGLWEVEDIPYELRQDPMFARSGRVDPGRDGCRVPLPWTGEAPPFGFSPDGAAAAPWLPQPADWKDRTVRAQTGDPHSMLELYRAAIAIRRTDPALGDGELTWLPAPAGVLAYRRGGGFCCLVNLSDAAVPLPPHQRLLLASGPLDDDLLPPDTAVWLRTPSEPGGPAVPA